The Echinicola rosea genome has a segment encoding these proteins:
- a CDS encoding Fur family transcriptional regulator — translation MSTKSAKILKSHQLRVTSCRRDVLDTFLNKNIALSHSDLEEKLKENFDRVTIYRTLKTFLDSDLIHKVLDDTGVTKYALCHHDAGEDHHDHEHVHFKCDVCGQTQCIAEIALPEIHMPQGFVVKEKSLLVQGTCNKCSN, via the coding sequence ATGTCAACAAAATCAGCAAAAATACTCAAAAGCCATCAGCTGCGCGTGACCAGTTGCCGCAGGGATGTATTGGACACATTTCTGAACAAAAACATTGCCTTGTCCCATTCGGATCTGGAAGAAAAGCTAAAGGAGAATTTTGACCGGGTGACGATTTATAGGACACTTAAGACTTTTTTGGACAGTGATCTTATCCACAAGGTGCTGGATGATACGGGTGTTACCAAATATGCGCTTTGCCACCATGATGCCGGAGAGGACCACCATGATCATGAACATGTGCATTTCAAATGTGACGTATGTGGCCAGACCCAATGTATTGCAGAAATAGCACTTCCGGAGATCCATATGCCGCAAGGGTTTGTTGTAAAAGAAAAAAGTTTACTGGTCCAGGGTACCTGTAATAAATGCAGCAATTAA
- a CDS encoding mechanosensitive ion channel family protein — MENLNAETLQSMIDQGIELLWEIIPSLLYAILIYIVGKIIISRILKSVKAIIAKKNSDPSLTNFLVSLLSAILYILLFLTIAYVIGIPVTSFVAIIGAAGLAIGLALQGSLANFAGGVLILLFKPFKVGDVIEGQGHLGVVESIDILYTKMHSFDNKDIVIPNGALANSDIINMSNKPTRRADFNVGVAYGTDLKKTREIILGVFAKDERVHQDPAPVVFFNSFGDSSLDLVIRVWTDASNLWPVYFDNMEAMKEAFEANDIEIPFPQRDVNHFYPNGKSEA; from the coding sequence ATGGAAAATCTTAATGCAGAAACCTTGCAATCAATGATTGATCAAGGAATTGAGCTCTTGTGGGAAATTATCCCCAGCCTTCTTTATGCTATTCTTATCTACATTGTAGGTAAGATTATTATTTCTCGAATTCTTAAATCCGTTAAGGCCATCATTGCCAAGAAGAATTCAGACCCCTCGTTGACCAACTTTTTAGTCTCTCTGCTGAGTGCGATACTCTATATTTTATTATTCCTGACCATAGCCTATGTGATCGGCATACCGGTTACTTCATTTGTGGCCATTATTGGTGCTGCCGGCTTGGCGATTGGTTTGGCGCTCCAAGGTTCCCTGGCCAATTTTGCCGGGGGGGTGTTGATCCTGCTCTTTAAGCCTTTTAAGGTGGGTGATGTCATCGAAGGACAAGGCCACTTGGGTGTGGTAGAATCCATTGACATCCTATATACCAAAATGCACTCTTTCGACAACAAAGACATCGTCATCCCTAACGGCGCACTGGCCAATTCAGACATTATCAACATGTCCAATAAGCCTACCAGAAGAGCGGATTTTAACGTGGGTGTGGCCTATGGAACTGATCTGAAGAAAACCAGGGAAATTATCTTGGGCGTATTTGCCAAGGACGAAAGGGTACACCAAGACCCCGCTCCTGTGGTATTCTTCAATAGTTTTGGTGATAGCTCGTTGGACCTGGTCATCCGTGTATGGACTGACGCCTCTAATCTGTGGCCGGTGTATTTCGACAATATGGAAGCCATGAAAGAAGCCTTCGAAGCCAATGACATCGAAATACCATTCCCACAAAGGGATGTCAACCATTTCTATCCAAATGGAAAATCTGAAGCCTGA
- a CDS encoding M14 family zinc carboxypeptidase — protein MNRKILLTLSLLTLCLMANGQTKSPAVFLGYPLGDRFTPHHRIVDYFEHVAAHNENVKLEYYGETFEKRPLLVVWVSAQDNIDRLEEIRVDNLRRTGLEAGSPTNQIPITWLSYNVHGNEAVSSEAAMKTLWALVDPAKSHNKSWLQNNLVVIDPCVNPDGRDRYVNWYNQKMNAQLQPDIQSTEHHEPWPGGRANHYLFDLNRDWAWQTQQESQQRMALYQQWMPNIHLDFHEQGINSPYYFAPAAVPLHRQLSDYQLEFQETFGRQNAAYFDANDWLYFTKEVFDLLYPSYGDTYPMFNGAIGMTIEQGGSGAAGIGVHTVEKDTLTLKDRIKHHYTTGLTAIEVTSKNASRLLSEFESYFDQLPKGTYKSYVIKATNSAGRKSGLLALLDKNKIQYSRSGKSTSLRGYSYQSGKEEAFNLEKEDIIINAWQPKSVLTQVLFEPEAQLQDSLTYDITSWALPYAYGLEAYALQGKLEGNTAYSQPEMVKNDVDNEAVAYIVPWRDAEQAAFLAELLQKDIRVRFASYPFTIDGNTYPTGSLIITRGGNDYVKDFHQSVIQIANKHHIVLGTASSGFVDKGKDFGSSTVRTIKAPKVAVFSGVGVSSLNFGEVWHFFEQQLHYPISVLDAADIHHLTLEEYDVLILPSGRYDWEEKEGERLAAWVKSGGKLIGIEGALEFFVDKEDFGLSTFLSEKQKKNFDTDHEQELTSPYRERERQGISNYAAGAVFEVDMDSTYSLGFGTNGKYYTLKNNSNRYAFLKNGVNAGVIHSLDQHRAGFIGYKVKAKMKESLVFGVENKGKGQVIYLVDNPLFRSFWENGKLIMSNAVFLVGN, from the coding sequence ATGAACCGAAAAATACTACTTACGTTGTCCCTCCTCACACTTTGCCTTATGGCAAATGGCCAAACCAAAAGTCCTGCGGTATTTTTAGGCTATCCATTGGGCGATCGGTTTACGCCGCACCATCGTATTGTGGATTATTTCGAACATGTGGCTGCGCATAATGAAAATGTTAAGCTAGAGTACTACGGGGAAACATTCGAAAAACGTCCATTGCTGGTAGTATGGGTCTCCGCGCAGGATAATATCGATCGATTGGAAGAGATCCGTGTGGATAATCTCCGGCGTACAGGACTCGAGGCGGGCAGCCCCACAAATCAAATCCCCATTACATGGTTGAGTTATAATGTCCATGGCAATGAAGCCGTCTCTTCTGAAGCGGCCATGAAAACACTCTGGGCATTGGTAGATCCTGCCAAAAGCCATAACAAGTCATGGCTCCAAAACAACTTGGTCGTCATCGACCCTTGTGTCAACCCCGATGGTCGTGACCGCTATGTCAACTGGTACAATCAAAAAATGAATGCCCAGCTCCAACCGGACATCCAGTCCACGGAGCACCACGAACCTTGGCCCGGAGGAAGGGCAAACCACTACCTGTTTGATCTGAACAGGGACTGGGCTTGGCAGACGCAGCAAGAATCCCAGCAGCGCATGGCACTTTATCAACAATGGATGCCCAATATCCACTTGGATTTTCATGAACAAGGCATCAATAGCCCCTATTATTTTGCTCCTGCGGCAGTACCGCTGCATCGTCAGCTGAGTGACTACCAATTGGAATTTCAGGAAACTTTTGGCCGTCAAAATGCGGCCTATTTTGACGCAAATGATTGGCTCTACTTTACCAAGGAAGTGTTTGATTTGCTCTATCCCAGCTATGGTGATACGTACCCGATGTTTAATGGAGCCATCGGTATGACCATCGAGCAGGGAGGGTCTGGAGCAGCCGGCATAGGTGTCCATACGGTGGAAAAGGATACGCTGACGCTGAAAGATCGTATCAAGCACCACTATACCACGGGACTTACTGCCATCGAAGTCACCTCCAAGAACGCTTCTCGGCTATTGAGTGAATTTGAATCCTACTTCGACCAATTGCCAAAAGGAACATACAAAAGCTATGTCATCAAAGCCACCAATTCAGCCGGCAGGAAGTCCGGGCTACTGGCACTTTTGGACAAGAATAAAATCCAATATAGCCGAAGTGGAAAATCCACCAGTCTTCGCGGCTATTCTTACCAAAGCGGAAAAGAAGAAGCGTTTAATTTGGAAAAAGAAGATATCATCATCAATGCATGGCAGCCCAAGTCGGTACTGACCCAAGTGCTTTTTGAGCCTGAAGCCCAGCTACAGGATAGTTTGACTTACGATATTACCAGCTGGGCACTTCCCTATGCGTACGGCCTGGAGGCCTATGCACTGCAAGGAAAACTGGAAGGAAATACTGCATATTCACAACCGGAAATGGTCAAAAATGATGTGGATAACGAGGCAGTTGCCTACATTGTTCCATGGAGGGATGCTGAGCAAGCCGCTTTTTTGGCAGAGCTGCTACAAAAAGATATACGTGTCCGATTTGCAAGCTATCCTTTTACGATCGATGGCAACACCTATCCTACCGGCAGCCTCATCATTACACGGGGAGGAAATGACTATGTGAAGGATTTCCATCAAAGCGTCATACAAATAGCGAACAAGCATCATATTGTCCTTGGCACGGCGAGCTCAGGTTTTGTGGACAAAGGAAAGGACTTTGGCTCCTCAACGGTAAGGACCATCAAGGCACCAAAAGTAGCCGTGTTTAGTGGAGTGGGCGTTTCTTCCTTGAATTTTGGGGAAGTGTGGCATTTTTTCGAGCAGCAGCTGCATTACCCGATTTCAGTGCTTGATGCGGCTGATATTCACCACTTGACTTTGGAAGAATACGATGTCCTTATCCTGCCCAGCGGCCGGTATGATTGGGAAGAAAAGGAAGGAGAGCGTCTTGCAGCATGGGTCAAATCGGGAGGAAAGCTCATTGGAATAGAAGGGGCTTTGGAGTTTTTTGTGGATAAGGAAGACTTCGGCTTGTCCACATTCCTATCAGAAAAACAAAAGAAAAACTTCGATACGGACCATGAGCAGGAGCTGACTTCTCCCTATCGGGAAAGGGAGCGACAAGGTATTTCCAATTACGCTGCCGGAGCGGTATTTGAGGTGGACATGGATAGCACCTATTCGTTGGGTTTTGGTACCAATGGAAAATACTATACCCTCAAAAATAACTCAAATCGCTATGCCTTCCTCAAAAATGGTGTCAACGCAGGAGTTATCCACAGCTTAGATCAGCACAGAGCAGGCTTTATAGGCTATAAGGTAAAAGCCAAAATGAAAGAAAGTTTGGTGTTCGGTGTGGAAAACAAGGGCAAGGGCCAAGTCATTTACCTTGTGGATAATCCGCTTTTCAGAAGTTTTTGGGAAAACGGAAAACTGATCATGTCCAATGCTGTCTTTTTGGTGGGAAATTGA
- a CDS encoding FAD/NAD(P)-binding protein, with translation MKNITIIGGGANGISAFIELFIQITMAGLEREVQVTLVEKDDKLGYGLAFGTPQPGHILNTQADLMGIFAHEPGHFADWLKKQDHRQSNNVKGTGNLDNAYTTRIFYGDYIAEQAATYFKRAKALNFSIHVLKDHATDIDIDKGKYQVKLESGETISSDFIILALGTPKPNNFTSFRKHKRYLDFPWPASRIKAKIPTGAHVGILGSSLSGIDTVMTLVDHDHQGKITLFSPDGKLPRVQPLDNKAYERSYLTLENIHKIKRKTLEKPRVKSLIRLLMEEVEHYEGHPVDWQQLTLRKSSADELLQWDISCAEAGGDALLNIADALRYDASTIWSWMDMDQKLLFKKWVGSDWAINRHPMPLHNAKKLMRLFEKGQLKVCAMEDKDAVSYEKEAFGIKTSQDKLIAVDYLVNATGSSSALDQMESPLIHQLLKRQFIQPYEAGGAIINERTMQVISPKGGEGIYAVGHIANGILMDVNAVWYNVKTIGTLARDLIFRLMEND, from the coding sequence ATGAAAAACATCACCATTATTGGCGGCGGTGCCAATGGTATTTCGGCTTTTATAGAACTGTTTATCCAGATCACCATGGCAGGTTTGGAGCGAGAGGTGCAGGTCACACTTGTGGAAAAGGATGATAAACTGGGATATGGACTAGCATTTGGAACGCCGCAACCTGGTCATATTCTAAATACCCAAGCCGATCTGATGGGAATCTTTGCCCATGAACCTGGACACTTTGCCGATTGGCTAAAAAAGCAAGACCATCGCCAAAGCAACAATGTCAAGGGCACAGGCAACTTGGATAACGCTTATACTACGCGAATTTTTTATGGCGATTACATTGCCGAACAGGCCGCAACTTACTTCAAACGTGCCAAAGCCCTCAACTTCAGTATCCACGTGCTAAAAGACCATGCAACGGATATTGATATTGATAAGGGCAAATACCAAGTGAAGCTCGAAAGCGGTGAGACCATCTCAAGTGATTTTATCATTTTGGCCTTGGGGACACCCAAACCCAATAACTTTACCTCCTTTAGAAAACACAAACGGTATTTGGATTTCCCTTGGCCAGCTTCCAGGATCAAGGCTAAAATCCCAACCGGAGCGCATGTCGGCATTTTAGGCTCTAGCCTGAGTGGCATTGACACGGTGATGACGCTAGTGGATCATGACCATCAGGGAAAAATCACGCTTTTTTCTCCCGACGGGAAGCTTCCTCGCGTTCAGCCTTTAGATAATAAGGCATACGAACGAAGCTATCTCACGCTGGAAAATATCCACAAGATCAAGCGCAAAACCTTGGAAAAACCCCGTGTAAAGTCACTGATACGGCTTTTGATGGAAGAAGTCGAACATTATGAGGGACACCCGGTGGATTGGCAGCAACTTACTTTACGGAAATCCTCTGCAGATGAATTGCTACAGTGGGACATTTCCTGTGCCGAAGCGGGCGGTGATGCTTTGCTCAATATTGCCGATGCCCTACGATATGATGCTTCCACCATATGGAGTTGGATGGATATGGACCAAAAGCTGCTGTTCAAAAAATGGGTTGGGAGTGATTGGGCCATCAACCGCCACCCGATGCCCTTGCATAACGCTAAAAAGCTCATGCGGCTTTTTGAAAAGGGTCAATTGAAGGTTTGTGCCATGGAAGATAAGGATGCCGTTTCCTACGAAAAAGAGGCTTTTGGTATCAAGACCAGTCAGGATAAACTGATCGCTGTAGATTATTTGGTCAATGCCACCGGTAGCTCATCTGCCCTTGACCAGATGGAAAGCCCCCTTATTCATCAGCTGCTAAAGCGGCAATTTATCCAACCATACGAGGCGGGAGGAGCCATCATCAATGAACGCACCATGCAAGTCATCTCTCCAAAAGGAGGGGAAGGCATCTATGCTGTGGGCCATATTGCCAATGGAATTTTGATGGACGTCAACGCCGTATGGTACAATGTAAAAACCATCGGTACTTTGGCCCGTGACCTGATTTTTAGGCTAATGGAGAATGATTAG
- the rluF gene encoding 23S rRNA pseudouridine(2604) synthase RluF encodes MEKDTVRINKYLSEIGFCSRRAADKLLEEGRITINGKVPELGTKVSTGDDVCVDGKLVSPPKEDFIYIAFHKPVGIVCTTDTKREKDNIIDYINHPKRIFPIGRLDKPSEGLIFLTNDGDIVNKILRAKNHHEKEYVVTVDKPITSTFIYKMTNGVPILDTVTRKCKVDQIGKRKFKIILTQGLNRQIRRMCTHLGYEVTKLKRIRIMNVQLDIPVGKWRYLTPEELAVINHQVADSSKTFEG; translated from the coding sequence ATGGAAAAAGACACGGTAAGGATTAATAAATACTTAAGTGAAATTGGGTTTTGCTCCAGAAGGGCGGCGGATAAGCTGCTGGAAGAAGGCCGCATCACCATCAATGGCAAAGTTCCCGAACTGGGCACCAAGGTAAGCACCGGAGATGATGTCTGTGTCGATGGCAAGCTTGTATCACCTCCAAAGGAGGATTTTATCTACATTGCCTTTCACAAGCCTGTCGGTATCGTCTGTACTACCGATACCAAAAGGGAAAAAGACAATATCATCGATTATATTAACCATCCCAAACGGATTTTTCCGATTGGGAGGCTGGACAAGCCCAGCGAGGGACTAATATTTCTTACCAATGATGGTGATATTGTGAACAAGATCCTGCGGGCCAAAAACCACCACGAGAAAGAGTACGTCGTCACCGTGGATAAACCCATCACCTCCACATTTATATACAAAATGACCAACGGTGTTCCTATTCTGGACACTGTTACCAGAAAATGCAAAGTAGATCAGATCGGTAAGCGGAAGTTTAAGATCATCCTTACCCAAGGCCTCAACAGACAAATCAGACGAATGTGTACCCACTTGGGATATGAAGTCACCAAGCTAAAGCGCATCCGGATCATGAATGTACAGCTGGATATACCCGTTGGCAAATGGCGGTACCTTACCCCAGAGGAACTCGCCGTGATCAACCACCAGGTGGCCGATTCAAGTAAAACATTTGAAGGTTGA
- a CDS encoding fatty acid desaturase family protein, which produces MLCLYFVPVLLVILGVVGQTWQLFLCFILSGLGMAGIGMGVMHDAIHGTYSKNKHINKLLGYTLNLVGANATVWKIQHNVLHHSFTNIHEGDDDINVPFFLRFSPNAKKNGMHSYQHLYTWFFYGLSTLSWVTSKDFIRLNRYYKMGLLKGKNIYRNTVLKIIAWKILYYVFILVLPILFSPFGVGTILLAFLALHFVTGLSISLVFQTAHIMPEVTFPKMDSNGQVEGERMIHQLMTTCNYSERNRVFSWLIGGLNYQIEHHLFPDICHVHYRKIAPIVRKTAAEYELPYYSKTTFLQALRSHFKMLHWLGNTKGAI; this is translated from the coding sequence ATGCTTTGCCTTTATTTTGTCCCGGTACTGCTGGTCATTTTAGGAGTGGTGGGACAAACTTGGCAGCTTTTTCTCTGTTTTATCCTGAGTGGATTGGGCATGGCGGGGATTGGCATGGGGGTCATGCACGATGCCATCCACGGCACATACTCTAAAAACAAGCACATCAACAAGTTGCTGGGCTATACACTAAACCTGGTCGGTGCAAATGCTACCGTGTGGAAAATTCAGCACAATGTCCTTCACCATTCATTCACCAATATCCATGAAGGTGACGATGATATCAATGTGCCCTTTTTCTTACGCTTTTCACCTAATGCAAAAAAGAATGGCATGCATTCTTACCAACATTTGTACACGTGGTTCTTTTATGGCCTTTCTACCCTTTCTTGGGTGACCTCTAAGGATTTTATCCGGCTTAATCGCTATTACAAAATGGGATTGCTCAAGGGAAAAAACATCTACCGTAATACGGTCCTGAAAATCATCGCGTGGAAGATACTTTATTATGTCTTTATCCTGGTTTTACCGATACTGTTTTCCCCTTTTGGCGTGGGAACGATTCTCTTGGCCTTTTTGGCCTTGCACTTTGTGACGGGCTTAAGCATTTCATTGGTATTCCAGACAGCGCACATCATGCCAGAGGTAACATTTCCTAAAATGGACAGCAATGGTCAAGTAGAGGGAGAACGTATGATCCACCAGCTGATGACCACTTGCAACTATTCAGAAAGAAACAGGGTATTCTCCTGGTTGATTGGTGGTCTGAACTACCAGATCGAGCATCACTTGTTTCCTGACATTTGCCATGTGCACTATCGCAAGATCGCACCGATCGTCCGTAAGACAGCTGCTGAATATGAATTGCCCTATTATTCCAAGACCACTTTTCTGCAAGCATTGCGATCGCATTTCAAAATGCTGCATTGGCTGGGAAATACAAAGGGAGCTATCTGA
- a CDS encoding M48 family metallopeptidase, with the protein MKKNVFFQGIAVIGSFLIGWILLAQVDWLGRFKWEASSGKLEERLGEELWKIYSQETDEVTNDTLRTAMDSIIREICNANAIDVDNIKLRILKKDEVNAFAMPDGYLVLYTGLIRNVDKQEELTGVICHEMAHIQQNHVMKKLAKEVGISVLVSLTTGSSGTGVAEVAKLLSSSAFDRDQEREADMKAAEYMKNAQVSPEHLANFLYKMSLDDHEAMKYFAWISTHPDGKERSTAIVDNFNMEDTQNEPILSEDTWNEVVKIVNQLKAK; encoded by the coding sequence ATGAAAAAGAATGTGTTTTTCCAAGGAATTGCGGTAATCGGATCATTTTTGATCGGTTGGATTTTGCTGGCGCAAGTAGATTGGCTTGGCCGCTTCAAATGGGAAGCATCCAGTGGTAAACTTGAAGAAAGGCTGGGTGAAGAGCTGTGGAAAATCTATTCACAAGAAACCGATGAAGTAACCAATGATACCTTGCGCACAGCCATGGACAGCATCATCAGGGAGATTTGTAACGCCAATGCCATCGATGTGGATAACATTAAGTTGCGTATTTTAAAAAAAGATGAGGTCAATGCCTTTGCCATGCCCGATGGCTACTTGGTGCTATATACAGGACTGATCAGAAATGTGGATAAACAGGAAGAGCTCACCGGTGTGATCTGTCATGAGATGGCTCACATACAACAAAACCACGTGATGAAGAAGCTGGCCAAAGAAGTGGGGATTTCTGTTTTGGTTTCGCTGACCACAGGAAGTTCGGGAACAGGAGTGGCTGAGGTAGCAAAGTTACTATCTTCCTCGGCATTTGACCGTGATCAGGAGCGTGAAGCGGATATGAAGGCTGCCGAATACATGAAAAATGCCCAAGTCAGCCCTGAACATTTGGCCAACTTTCTCTATAAAATGTCGCTGGACGATCACGAAGCCATGAAGTATTTCGCGTGGATCAGTACCCACCCTGATGGCAAGGAACGCTCTACTGCCATTGTGGATAACTTCAATATGGAAGATACGCAAAATGAGCCTATTCTGAGTGAGGATACTTGGAACGAGGTCGTAAAGATCGTGAACCAGCTCAAAGCCAAATAA
- a CDS encoding DUF4870 domain-containing protein, with the protein MMHVRDFDYKPSDHEAEKASNSYLMSLIAVIAGLPLPIINLLATLIFYLGNRKGTYFVRWHCTQALISQFSLFVINTIGFWWTLSLIFKDTELSNSYIGYVIMIVLANLTEFIATIYSAIQIRKGIHIEWWFYGTLTSQICKKS; encoded by the coding sequence ATGATGCACGTCCGGGACTTTGATTACAAACCCAGCGATCATGAGGCGGAGAAAGCTTCCAATAGCTACCTGATGTCTCTCATTGCCGTGATAGCGGGATTACCACTCCCGATCATCAATTTATTGGCCACGCTGATCTTTTATTTGGGCAACCGTAAGGGAACCTATTTTGTGCGCTGGCATTGTACACAAGCACTCATTTCCCAGTTTTCGCTTTTTGTGATCAATACGATTGGGTTTTGGTGGACACTTTCGTTGATTTTTAAAGATACTGAATTGAGCAATTCCTATATCGGGTATGTGATTATGATCGTGCTGGCAAACTTGACGGAGTTTATCGCCACCATCTATAGTGCCATACAGATTCGAAAGGGGATTCATATAGAATGGTGGTTTTATGGGACGCTTACCAGTCAAATATGCAAGAAGTCATGA
- a CDS encoding DUF2752 domain-containing protein, whose protein sequence is MSRNKLYTLFAVLFAAGYGWLSYELLAVAGHGNGPTVCLVKNFTGLPCPSCGITRAIISIIQGDFNGAFFSNPLGFVVALGLLIGPAWLLFDVFTGKSALWKSYQRFEIWLRNPVRAIPLAVLVLINWVWNIYKGL, encoded by the coding sequence ATGAGCAGGAATAAGCTATATACCTTATTTGCGGTATTGTTTGCTGCAGGTTACGGTTGGTTAAGCTACGAACTGTTGGCTGTTGCAGGGCATGGCAATGGGCCTACGGTATGCCTGGTGAAGAACTTCACCGGCTTACCGTGTCCTTCCTGCGGCATCACCCGTGCCATTATATCCATCATCCAAGGTGATTTTAATGGTGCTTTTTTCAGTAATCCTCTGGGGTTTGTGGTGGCATTGGGATTACTGATTGGACCAGCTTGGTTGCTCTTCGATGTATTCACTGGAAAAAGTGCCTTGTGGAAAAGTTATCAACGCTTTGAGATTTGGCTAAGAAACCCCGTTAGGGCGATTCCATTGGCCGTGTTGGTGCTGATCAATTGGGTTTGGAATATTTACAAAGGGTTATGA
- a CDS encoding TM2 domain-containing protein, whose translation MDVSKVDLFLMMNGKYFESHHLPFIREHLLQLDESAWQSIQILQFYDPNSTQVVSIVGGQMGIDRFMVGDVGLGVLKLLTCGGMGIWAIIDWFMIQGIVREKNGMKLKETLASMSPSPTIADNNEQE comes from the coding sequence ATGGACGTATCTAAAGTAGATTTATTTCTGATGATGAATGGTAAGTATTTTGAAAGCCATCACCTGCCATTTATCCGCGAACATTTACTCCAACTGGATGAATCTGCTTGGCAGAGCATCCAGATCTTACAGTTCTATGATCCCAATAGCACACAAGTTGTCTCCATTGTCGGTGGCCAAATGGGCATTGACCGGTTTATGGTGGGCGACGTAGGATTGGGTGTATTAAAACTGCTTACTTGTGGAGGAATGGGGATTTGGGCCATTATAGATTGGTTTATGATCCAGGGAATCGTTCGTGAAAAGAACGGGATGAAACTTAAGGAGACATTGGCTTCTATGTCACCATCCCCAACAATCGCTGACAACAATGAGCAGGAATAA
- a CDS encoding YdeI/OmpD-associated family protein has product MGWKRVWQLAAASCHGFLPLRPTSKPRSDGLKIELRFLERYSGKNPGSLDRFEHLGYTTQKEYIEWITEAKTETT; this is encoded by the coding sequence GTGGGTTGGAAAAGGGTGTGGCAACTCGCCGCGGCGAGCTGCCACGGCTTCCTCCCGCTCAGGCCTACCTCTAAGCCTCGCAGTGACGGTTTAAAAATCGAACTGAGGTTTTTAGAAAGATACTCTGGAAAAAATCCCGGTTCACTGGACAGGTTTGAGCATCTTGGCTACACCACCCAAAAGGAATACATCGAGTGGATCACAGAAGCCAAAACCGAAACCACGTGA